A genomic window from Solanum stenotomum isolate F172 chromosome 10, ASM1918654v1, whole genome shotgun sequence includes:
- the LOC125841953 gene encoding uncharacterized protein LOC125841953, with translation MEQESLSRRGRFPTNDKRFLAIGIGLVAVISPLYIDSRKNTTEPQLEEQTIFPYLPLLFLITLIMSISISHQLARFSSYDHRLLAIGLTLVAILSPLYIDRRKLVDPELEEQSLGISSYLPLLMLFLIIAIAMSCYLDQSFTRFDPYWIHRVGGSSTGILIFLLVLAFVLKFKAL, from the coding sequence ATGGAGCAGGAATCTTTAAGCAGGAGAGGCAGATTTCCTACAAATGATAAGAGGTTTTTGGCCATAGGCATTGGACTTGTGGCTGTCATCTCTCCTCTATACATTGACAGTAGAAAAAACACTACTGAACCCCAGCTTGAAGAACAAACCATCTTTCCCTATCTTCCACTGCTCTTCTTGATCACCCTCATTATGAGCATAAGTATTTCTCATCAATTGGCCCGGTTCTCATCCTATGATCATAGGCTTCTAGCCATAGGTCTTACACTTGTTGCCATACTCTCACCTCTGTACATCGACAGGAGAAAGTTAGTCGATCCAGAGCTTGAAGAGCAATCACTTGGCATATCTTCTTACTTGCCATTGCTCATGTTGTTTCTCATCATTGCCATTGCTATGTCATGCTACTTGGATCAGAGCTTTACCAGGTTCGATCCTTACTGGATTCACAGGGTTGGTGGTTCTTCCACTGGGATTCTCATATTTCTCCTTGTTCTTGCATTTGTTTTGAAGTTTAAAGCTCTCTAG